In Leptospira sp. WS58.C1, a single genomic region encodes these proteins:
- a CDS encoding DUF3383 family protein produces the protein MAFINDIIIDITRGTQGLTQKSFRPLILKAGDSSATALEKYIVSDLTDLTSAGFTSSDDVYKMAAVMFAQSPKPEDIMIVVSPDTISDALDELRESDDNFYAVCITSRAKADLNAAGTWANANKKFFFGCSSDITSLDSRNVDREAYLIHNNTPGDFPECAWVGQNIPKQPGSTTFKWKRLNGQNASSFTKTELTTIRTSKGQALQEMAGATYVNEGTTTSGEFIDVIVGQDWVEDQLQTDLLSLFLNNEKIALDDSGIAQVEGVVRNVLKRAGDAGIVARASSEYDLKLSDDKVYMSQVFVPRRADISVNDRANRELKGVRFVYYLAGAIHKVNVNGLITV, from the coding sequence ATGGCATTTATTAATGATATCATAATAGATATCACTCGGGGGACCCAAGGGTTAACACAAAAATCGTTTCGACCGCTTATCTTAAAAGCAGGGGATAGTTCCGCCACCGCTTTGGAAAAGTATATTGTGTCTGATCTAACTGATCTTACCTCTGCTGGATTTACATCCTCAGATGACGTTTATAAAATGGCAGCAGTAATGTTTGCGCAGTCGCCTAAGCCGGAAGATATCATGATCGTGGTGTCGCCCGATACTATCTCGGATGCCTTGGATGAACTTCGTGAATCTGATGATAATTTTTATGCGGTCTGCATCACTTCAAGAGCCAAAGCGGATTTGAATGCGGCTGGTACTTGGGCGAACGCAAATAAGAAATTTTTCTTTGGATGTTCGTCTGATATTACTTCTCTCGATTCCAGAAACGTGGATAGAGAAGCGTATCTGATCCATAATAATACGCCTGGAGATTTTCCTGAGTGCGCTTGGGTTGGGCAGAATATTCCGAAACAACCCGGATCGACCACTTTTAAATGGAAACGTTTAAACGGACAAAATGCTTCCAGCTTTACCAAGACCGAACTGACTACAATTCGCACTAGTAAGGGACAAGCTTTGCAGGAGATGGCCGGAGCAACTTACGTAAATGAAGGCACGACCACTTCCGGAGAATTTATTGATGTGATCGTTGGACAGGACTGGGTCGAGGACCAGCTCCAAACAGACCTACTTTCGCTATTTCTGAATAATGAAAAAATTGCTTTGGATGATTCAGGCATCGCTCAGGTGGAAGGTGTAGTGCGTAACGTTTTGAAGAGAGCAGGTGATGCAGGTATCGTTGCAAGGGCATCCTCCGAGTATGATCTGAAATTATCGGACGATAAAGTATATATGAGCCAGGTATTCGTTCCAAGAAGGGCGGATATTTCCGTTAATGATAGAGCGAATAGGGAATTGAAAGGTGTTCGATTTGTATACTATCTCGCCGGCGCAATTCATAAAGTAAATGTTAACGGCTTAATTACGGTTTAA